The following are encoded together in the Budorcas taxicolor isolate Tak-1 chromosome 4, Takin1.1, whole genome shotgun sequence genome:
- the PEG10 gene encoding LOW QUALITY PROTEIN: retrotransposon-derived protein PEG10 (The sequence of the model RefSeq protein was modified relative to this genomic sequence to represent the inferred CDS: inserted 1 base in 1 codon) translates to MKQSEENNNLHNQVQKLTEENTTLREQVEPAPEEEEDDIELCGAAAAATPATPIEEECPEDLPEKFDGNPDMLVPFMSQCQLFMEKSTRDFSVDRVRVCFVTSMMTGRAARWASAKLERSHYLMHNYPAFMTEMKHVFEDPQRREAAKRKIRRLRQGMGSVVDYSNAFQMIAQDLDWNEPALIDQYHEGLSDHIQAELARLEVAKSLSALIGQCIHIERRLARAAAARKPRSPPRALVAPQVNNHHHHQADPTEPVGGARMRLTQEEKERRRKLNLCLYCGNGGHYADNCPAKASKASPXGKLPGPAVEGPSATGPELIRSPQDDAASSPHLQVMLQIHLPGRHSLFVRAMIDSGASGNFIDHEYVAQNGIPLRIKDWPILVEAIDGRPIASGPVVHETHDLIVDLGDHREVLSFDVTQSPFFPIVLGVRWLSTHDPNITWSTRSIVFDSEYCRYHCRMYSPIPPLLPPPAQPAFYYPVEGYRVYQPVRYYYVQNVYTPVDENVYPDNRLVDPNIEMIPGAHSIPSGHVYSLSESEMAALRDFVARHVKDGLITPTIAPNGAQVLQVKRGWKLQVSYDCRGPNGVTIQNQYPRLTIPNLDDQAHLATYTEFVPQIPGYPTYPAYAAYPTYPVGFAWYPVGRDGHGRSLYVPVVITWNPHWYRQPPVPQYPPPQPPPPPPPPPPPPPSYSTL, encoded by the exons ATGAAGCAGTCCGAGGAGAACAACAACCTGCACAACCAGGTGCAGAAACTCACCGAGGAGAACACCACCCTCCGCGAGCAAGTGGAGCCCGCCCCCGAGGAGGAAGAGGACGACATTGAGCTGTGCGGtgcagccgccgccgccacccCAGCCACCCCTATCGAGGAGGAGTGCCCAGAAGACCTTCCCGAGAAGTTCGACGGCAACCCAGACATGCTGGTTCCCTTCATGTCCCAGTGCCAGCTCTTTATGGAGAAGAGCACCCGCGATTTCTCTGTCGATCGCGTGCGTGTCTGCTTCGTGACCAGCATGATGACGGGCCGCGCCGCCCGCTGGGCCTCGGCCAAACTGGAGCGTTCTCACTACCTGATGCACAACTACCCAGCCTTCATGACCGAAATGAAGCACGTCTTCGAAGACCCCCAGCGGCGCGAGGCCGCCAAACGCAAGATCAGACGTCTGCGCCAGGGAATGGGGTCGGTGGTCGACTACTCTAACGCTTTCCAGATGATCGCGCAGGACCTGGATTGGAACGAGCCCGCCCTGATCGACCAGTACCACGAGGGCCTCAGCGACCACATCCAGGCGGAGCTGGCGCGCCTCGAAGTGGCCAAGTCGCTGTCGGCGCTGATCGGCCAGTGCATCCACATTGAGAGAAGGCTGGCCCGGGCGGCCGCTGCCCGCAAGCCGCGATCCCCGCCACGTGCGCTGGTGGCGCCGCAAGTCaacaatcaccaccaccaccaggcagACCCGACCGAGCCCGTGGGGGGCGCCCGCATGCGCCTGAcgcaggaagagaaagagagacgtCGCAAGCTGAACCTGTGCCTCTACTGTGGGAATGGAGGCCACTACGCTGACAACTGTCCTGCCAAGGCCTCGAAGGCTTCGC GCGGGAAACTCCCCGGCCCCGCTGTAGAGGGACCTTCAGCGACCGGGCCGGAATTAATAAGGTCCCCCCAAGATGATGCTGCGTCATCTCCACACTTGCAAGTGATGCTCCAGATTCATCTCCCGGGCCGACACAGCCTGTTCGTCCGAGCCATGATCGATTCTGGCGCTTCTGGCAATTTCATTGATCACGAGTACGTGGCCCAGAACGGCATTCCTCTGAGAATCAAGGACTGGCCCATACTTGTAGAAGCAATTGATGGACGTCCCATAGCATCGGGCCCAGTGGTCCACGAAACTCATGACCTGATCGTCGACTTGGGAGATCACCGCGAGGTGCTGTCGTTCGATGTGACTCAGTCCCCGTTCTTCCCCATCGTCCTGGGGGTGCGCTGGCTGAGCACACACGATCCCAACATCACGTGGAGCACCCGATCGATCGTCTTCGATTCCGAATATTGCAGATACCACTGCCGGATGTACTCTCCAATACCACCACTTCTCCCACCACCAGCGCAACCCGCGTTCTACTACCCAGTAGAGGGGTACAGAGTTTACCAGCCTGTGAGATACTACTACGTGCAGAATGTGTACACCCCAGTGGATGAGAACGTCTACCCAGACAACCGTCTGGTGGACCCTAACATAGAAATGATCCCCGGAGCACACAGTATTCCCAGCGGGCATGTGTACTCACTGTCGGAGTCTGAAATGGCAGCCCTTCGAGATTTCGTTGCCAGACACGTGAAGGATGGGCTGATCACTCCCACCATCGCGCCGAACGGAGCCCAAGTTCTCCAAGTGAAGAGAGGGTGGAAGCTGCAAGTTTCTTACGACTGCCGGGGTCCCAACGGTGTCACCATCCAGAATCAGTATCCTCGACTCACGATTCCAAATTTAGATGACCAAGCTCACCTGGCAACGTACACTGAATTCGTACCTCAAATTCCAGGATATCCGACCTATCCCGCCTATGCCGCATACCCGACCTACCCAGTAGGATTCGCCTGGTACCCCGTGGGGCGAGATGGACACGGGCGATCCCTCTATGTCCCCGTGGTGATCACCTGGAATCCCCATTGGTACCGCCAGCCGCCAGTGCCCCAGTACCCGCCGCCTCAGCCGCCCCCGCCGCCACCCCCACCGCCGCCACCGCCTCCTTCTTACAGCACCCTGTGA